CCGCGGCTATGGGTGTCGGCGTCGTCTGCGGGCGTATGAAACAGGCCATCGTCGCCCGAACCGACATCGGCATGGGACAGGGAAAACTTGCCGCACAGGTTGCACACGCATCCCTCTCTGCATACGAGAAGGCAGATAGCCAGCTTCGAAGCCAGTGGAAACAAGGCGGCCAGAAGAAGGTTGTTCTCAAAGGAACCAGCGAA
The Natronolimnobius sp. AArcel1 genome window above contains:
- the pth2 gene encoding peptidyl-tRNA hydrolase Pth2, encoding MKQAIVARTDIGMGQGKLAAQVAHASLSAYEKADSQLRSQWKQGGQKKVVLKGTSERQLHELSEIADSKGVPNALIRDAGHTQLEPGTVTALAVGPASDDRVDSITGELSLF